The Chitinophaga sp. H8 genome contains a region encoding:
- a CDS encoding NirD/YgiW/YdeI family stress tolerance protein → MTRLYLLVTLLLFTCCGYAQDKSPGEAPKWYTVGEAIRYARQLDTDGTIVKVKGYVMKKLDKETYLFTDRTAEIKVVIADKFLPALPFNEKDEVVLSARVNYEMNKPAMLEAKEKIEL, encoded by the coding sequence ATGACGCGTTTATACCTATTAGTTACCTTGTTGTTGTTTACCTGCTGTGGTTATGCACAGGATAAATCACCGGGTGAGGCGCCTAAATGGTATACGGTAGGAGAGGCCATACGTTACGCCAGACAACTGGATACCGATGGTACTATTGTCAAAGTGAAAGGTTATGTCATGAAAAAGCTGGATAAGGAAACTTATTTATTCACTGACAGAACTGCTGAAATAAAAGTGGTGATCGCTGATAAATTTCTGCCTGCATTACCCTTTAATGAAAAAGATGAAGTAGTATTATCCGCCCGGGTAAACTATGAAATGAATAAACCGGCTATGCTGGAAGCGAAAGAAAAAATAGAGCTCTGA
- a CDS encoding efflux RND transporter permease subunit codes for MVETFIKRPVLSLVISLIITLLGILALFTLPITQFPDIVPPSVTVTAKYTGANAEVCAKAVATPLERAINGVPGMTYMSSVSSNNGITLIQVFFNVGTDPDQAAVNVQNRVATIIDELPEEVIKAGVTTEKEVNSMLLYLNVMSEDSTMNEKFIYNFADINVLQELKRIEGVGFAEIMGAKEYAMRVWLKPDRMLAYTISTDDVIAAIRTQNVEAAPGKTGESSDRNPQMLQYVLRYTGKFFEPSQYENIIVRANSDGSVLKLKDLADIEFGALSYGMVSKTDGKPSASIMLKQRPGSNARDVIANVKDKMAEMKATSFPPGMSYNFNYDVSRFLDASIQAVLVTLLEAFLLVFIVVFIFLQDFRSTLIPALAVPVALVGTLFFMQMLGFSINLLTLFALVLAIGIVVDNAIVVVEAVHVKMSEEHLPPMEATIAAMKEISGAIVAITVVMSAVFIPVAFLSGPVGVFYRQFSLTLAFAIFISGINALTLTPALCAIMLKNTHGVVSKKGLLQRFFNGFNKGYSATEGRYQRFISNIAGKRVITLVLLAVFFVATWGASAILPSGFIPSEDQGMIYVNVTTPAGATVERTEQVLDQVQQATLGMDAVESVSTLAGYSLVNEVAGASYGMGMINLKAWKERKESVTDIMAILEEKTKHIADANIEFFPPPTVPGFGNASGFELRVLDKTGSGDLRQTSQVTNQFITALKNRQEISNAFTSFDPDFPQYMIHVDQAMAAKKGVNIENAMNTLQTLLGSFYASNFIRFGQMYKVMVQASPEYRTQPQDVLKLYVKNDRGEMVSFSNFVTLERVYGPEQLTRYNMYTSAMINGDAAAGFSSGDAIKAIEEVAEKQLPRGYSFEWSGMTREQILSGNQAVYIFIICLVFVYLLLAAQYESFLLPLPVILSLPAGIFGAFLSLKLLGLENNIYAQVSLVMLIGLLGKNAILIVEFAIQRNKEGHGILEAAKEGAVSRLRPILMTSFAFIAGLIPLCIATGAGAMGNRSIGTAAAGGMLIGTLFGVLIIPGLYVLFAQMGKRKQMPAVAK; via the coding sequence ATGGTTGAAACTTTTATAAAACGGCCGGTGTTATCACTGGTTATTTCATTAATTATTACCCTGCTGGGTATACTGGCATTGTTTACGCTGCCTATTACCCAGTTTCCGGATATCGTGCCGCCCTCTGTTACCGTTACCGCGAAATATACCGGTGCCAACGCAGAAGTGTGTGCCAAAGCAGTAGCTACCCCACTGGAAAGAGCTATTAACGGGGTACCGGGTATGACTTATATGTCGTCCGTATCCAGTAACAACGGGATCACCTTAATACAGGTATTCTTTAATGTGGGTACTGATCCGGATCAGGCAGCAGTGAACGTACAAAACAGGGTAGCCACCATTATCGATGAGCTGCCCGAAGAAGTGATCAAGGCAGGTGTGACTACAGAAAAAGAGGTGAACAGTATGCTGCTGTATCTCAACGTCATGAGTGAGGACAGCACGATGAATGAAAAATTCATTTACAACTTTGCAGACATCAACGTGCTGCAGGAGCTGAAAAGAATTGAGGGCGTTGGTTTTGCAGAAATCATGGGCGCCAAGGAATATGCCATGCGGGTATGGTTAAAGCCTGACCGTATGCTGGCCTATACCATCTCTACCGATGATGTGATTGCCGCCATCCGTACCCAGAATGTGGAAGCCGCACCCGGCAAAACCGGGGAAAGCTCTGACCGTAACCCGCAGATGCTGCAATATGTATTACGCTATACGGGCAAATTCTTTGAACCATCCCAGTACGAAAATATTATTGTCCGCGCCAATAGTGACGGCTCGGTGCTTAAGCTGAAAGACCTGGCAGACATTGAATTTGGCGCCCTGAGCTATGGCATGGTATCTAAAACAGATGGTAAGCCCTCTGCCTCTATCATGCTGAAACAGCGCCCCGGCTCCAACGCACGGGATGTAATTGCCAATGTGAAAGATAAGATGGCTGAAATGAAGGCCACCTCCTTCCCTCCCGGCATGAGCTATAACTTCAACTACGATGTATCCCGTTTCCTGGATGCTTCCATTCAGGCCGTACTGGTTACCCTGCTGGAAGCCTTTCTGCTGGTATTTATAGTAGTGTTTATTTTCCTGCAGGATTTCCGGTCTACCCTGATCCCTGCATTAGCGGTACCTGTAGCACTGGTAGGTACGCTTTTCTTTATGCAGATGCTGGGATTCTCCATTAACCTGCTCACCCTGTTTGCCCTGGTACTCGCTATCGGTATTGTGGTAGATAATGCCATTGTGGTAGTGGAAGCCGTGCATGTGAAGATGAGTGAGGAGCATCTGCCCCCCATGGAGGCTACCATAGCTGCGATGAAGGAGATCAGCGGCGCCATTGTGGCGATTACGGTGGTAATGTCGGCCGTATTTATACCCGTAGCCTTCCTATCCGGACCGGTGGGAGTTTTTTATCGTCAGTTTTCACTTACACTTGCATTTGCCATTTTCATATCAGGTATCAACGCCCTTACGCTCACGCCTGCACTCTGTGCCATCATGTTGAAAAACACGCATGGCGTAGTTTCTAAAAAAGGGTTGCTGCAACGGTTCTTCAATGGGTTCAACAAGGGATATTCCGCTACTGAAGGGCGTTATCAGCGTTTCATCAGCAACATTGCCGGCAAAAGAGTTATTACCCTCGTGCTGCTGGCCGTATTCTTTGTTGCCACCTGGGGCGCCAGCGCCATTCTTCCATCCGGTTTTATCCCATCGGAAGATCAGGGCATGATCTATGTGAATGTAACCACCCCTGCCGGTGCAACAGTAGAGCGTACAGAACAGGTGCTCGATCAGGTGCAGCAGGCCACACTGGGCATGGATGCAGTAGAATCTGTATCTACCCTTGCCGGGTATAGCCTGGTGAATGAAGTAGCCGGCGCCTCCTATGGCATGGGGATGATCAACCTGAAAGCATGGAAAGAACGGAAGGAATCTGTAACAGATATCATGGCCATCCTGGAAGAAAAAACCAAACATATTGCCGATGCCAATATTGAATTCTTCCCACCACCTACCGTACCCGGATTTGGTAACGCCAGCGGATTTGAATTACGTGTACTGGATAAAACCGGTAGTGGGGACTTGCGGCAAACCTCCCAGGTAACCAACCAGTTCATTACAGCGTTGAAAAACAGGCAGGAAATCAGTAATGCCTTTACCAGCTTTGATCCTGATTTCCCACAATATATGATCCATGTGGATCAGGCCATGGCAGCAAAAAAAGGGGTGAACATTGAAAATGCTATGAACACGCTGCAAACATTGCTGGGTAGTTTTTATGCCTCTAACTTTATCCGCTTCGGGCAGATGTATAAGGTAATGGTACAGGCCTCCCCTGAGTACAGAACACAACCGCAGGACGTATTAAAACTGTATGTGAAAAATGACCGCGGCGAAATGGTATCGTTCTCCAACTTTGTGACACTGGAACGTGTATACGGACCGGAGCAGCTTACCCGCTACAACATGTATACCTCTGCGATGATTAATGGAGATGCCGCAGCAGGGTTCAGTAGTGGGGATGCCATTAAAGCCATTGAAGAAGTAGCAGAAAAACAGCTACCCAGAGGCTATAGCTTTGAATGGTCTGGTATGACGAGGGAACAGATCCTGTCCGGTAATCAGGCGGTGTACATCTTCATTATCTGCCTGGTGTTTGTATACCTGTTGCTGGCCGCACAATATGAAAGTTTCCTGCTGCCATTGCCGGTGATACTATCCTTGCCTGCCGGTATTTTCGGGGCATTCCTTTCGCTCAAGTTACTGGGGCTGGAAAACAACATTTATGCGCAGGTATCGCTGGTAATGCTGATTGGGTTGCTTGGTAAAAATGCTATCCTGATAGTAGAATTTGCGATACAACGGAATAAGGAAGGACATGGTATTCTGGAAGCCGCCAAGGAAGGCGCTGTATCCAGGTTACGGCCTATCCTGATGACCTCTTTTGCTTTCATAGCAGGATTGATTCCGTTGTGTATTGCTACTGGTGCAGGTGCTATGGGTAACCGTTCTATCGGAACGGCCGCCGCCGGAGGGATGCTGATAGGTACCCTGTTTGGCGTGCTGATTATACCGGGATTGTATGTATTATTTGCTCAGATGGGCAAACGCAAACAAATGCCGGCAGTAGCAAAATAA
- a CDS encoding class I SAM-dependent methyltransferase produces the protein MNVNSTGRFSNRVADYVKYRPGYPEAVMPYLQEITGLPAGGMVADIGSGTGISSRLFLDNGYQVCGVEPNKEMREKAEELLKTYPGFTSVNGTAEASTLESASADLIVAGQAFHWFDRIKTKVEWSRIARPGAYAVVLFNERQIVSPFEKAYEELLLQYATDYTQINHRNVADADLFAFYAPAPGQVKTFHNEQVFDFDGVKGRMLSSSYVPTASSPVYEEMLSRLQQIFEQHQVNGKVKFDYETKVYTGMLR, from the coding sequence ATGAACGTAAATAGCACCGGCCGGTTTAGTAACCGCGTAGCGGATTATGTAAAGTACCGCCCCGGTTATCCTGAAGCAGTAATGCCTTATCTGCAGGAAATAACCGGCCTGCCTGCAGGTGGGATGGTAGCGGATATAGGGTCTGGTACAGGGATTTCTTCCCGTTTGTTCCTCGACAATGGTTACCAGGTATGCGGGGTAGAACCGAATAAGGAAATGCGGGAAAAAGCAGAAGAATTGCTGAAAACATATCCTGGTTTTACCAGTGTGAATGGAACAGCGGAAGCCAGTACGCTGGAAAGTGCGAGTGCGGACCTGATTGTAGCAGGACAGGCATTTCACTGGTTCGACCGTATTAAAACGAAAGTAGAGTGGAGCAGAATTGCCAGGCCAGGAGCCTATGCGGTGGTGCTGTTTAATGAACGGCAGATCGTATCACCCTTTGAAAAAGCATATGAGGAATTATTGCTGCAATATGCGACGGATTATACGCAGATCAATCACCGTAATGTAGCGGATGCTGATCTGTTTGCTTTTTATGCGCCTGCTCCAGGTCAGGTAAAAACATTCCATAATGAGCAGGTATTTGATTTTGATGGGGTAAAAGGCAGAATGCTTTCTTCTTCTTATGTACCAACGGCCAGCTCACCGGTATATGAAGAAATGTTGTCCCGGCTGCAACAGATTTTTGAGCAGCACCAGGTGAATGGCAAAGTGAAATTTGATTATGAAACAAAAGTGTATACCGGTATGTTGAGATAG
- a CDS encoding TolC family protein produces the protein MQLYKWLQISACVGLAMVAGSCKMQQPLTLPAAKALPDTFIHPVDTVSIASMPLKTFFTDAPLQQLIDTALRNNFDLQIALQRINTARAALVLAKHAWLPSLDISASAGVDKYADYTLNGVGNFDTNLSPNIDKNQRIPTPTPEYFLGLRSSWEIDLWGKLKQRKKAAYARLLASEKGRQLVTTLLVSQVASMYYELVALDNELGIVRKNITLQQKAVETVNIQKAGGRATELAVQQFTAQLLSTQSMEHTIRQQIVQTESQLNRLLGRFQQPVVRTRDIFTQPLRINVKTGIPAAMLLRRPDIQQAELELLAAKSDVNAARKAFLPSFNITPYAGLNAFNASLLFQAPSSIAYGIVGGLTAPIFNKQQLNTQYKQAGAAAIASFYEYQRTIVNSYQEVVTALNQVENQQAINQLKEKEVTVLQQAVATSQDLYMAGYASYLEIITAQKSVLEAELALTITRKQIFQGTIELYRALGGGWQ, from the coding sequence GTGCAATTATATAAATGGCTTCAGATAAGTGCCTGTGTGGGTCTGGCAATGGTAGCCGGCAGCTGTAAAATGCAGCAGCCGCTTACCTTGCCGGCAGCCAAAGCACTACCCGATACTTTTATTCATCCGGTGGATACTGTCAGTATAGCCAGTATGCCTTTAAAAACATTTTTCACAGATGCACCACTGCAGCAGCTGATAGATACTGCCCTCCGGAACAATTTTGATTTACAGATAGCCTTGCAGCGCATCAACACCGCGCGGGCAGCATTGGTACTTGCCAAACATGCCTGGTTGCCTTCTTTGGATATATCCGCCAGTGCAGGGGTAGATAAATATGCCGATTACACGCTGAATGGGGTGGGCAATTTTGACACCAACCTGTCGCCCAATATTGATAAAAATCAGCGTATCCCTACACCTACACCGGAGTACTTTCTGGGGCTGCGGTCATCCTGGGAAATAGATCTCTGGGGAAAGCTGAAGCAACGCAAAAAGGCCGCCTATGCCCGCCTGCTGGCCAGCGAAAAAGGCCGGCAACTGGTAACCACGCTCCTGGTAAGCCAGGTAGCAAGCATGTATTATGAGCTGGTGGCATTGGATAATGAGCTGGGGATTGTCCGTAAGAATATCACCTTACAGCAAAAAGCAGTAGAAACGGTCAACATTCAAAAAGCCGGAGGCAGGGCCACCGAACTGGCAGTGCAGCAATTCACAGCGCAACTGCTCAGCACACAAAGCATGGAGCATACTATCCGCCAGCAGATTGTACAAACAGAAAGCCAGCTGAATCGCTTACTGGGAAGGTTCCAGCAGCCTGTTGTGCGCACCAGGGATATATTTACACAACCGTTGCGGATAAATGTAAAAACAGGTATTCCCGCTGCAATGTTATTGCGCAGACCGGATATACAACAAGCTGAACTGGAACTGCTGGCAGCTAAATCTGATGTAAATGCGGCCAGAAAAGCATTCCTGCCCTCTTTCAACATTACACCTTATGCAGGACTGAATGCATTTAATGCGTCCCTGCTATTCCAGGCCCCCTCTTCTATTGCTTATGGTATCGTAGGAGGATTAACGGCACCTATCTTTAATAAACAACAGTTGAATACGCAGTATAAGCAGGCCGGAGCCGCCGCCATTGCCAGCTTTTATGAATACCAGCGAACAATTGTGAACAGTTACCAGGAAGTAGTTACCGCCCTGAACCAGGTAGAAAATCAGCAGGCCATCAACCAGCTGAAAGAAAAAGAAGTGACGGTATTACAACAAGCGGTAGCTACTTCGCAAGACCTTTACATGGCCGGATATGCCTCTTACCTGGAAATCATTACGGCCCAGAAAAGTGTATTGGAAGCCGAACTGGCATTGACCATCACCCGGAAGCAGATTTTCCAGGGAACGATAGAGCTGTATCGTGCCCTGGGAGGTGGATGGCAATAA
- a CDS encoding efflux RND transporter periplasmic adaptor subunit: MKHLLWINAALVITMAVAGCNIKGEAINNNMDVATYPVAAVISKDTILHNNYVADIQAVQNVEIRARVKGFLDKIHVDEGQEVKKGQLLFSINAAEYNAELTKAKAFLSSTVADAKAASLEVERVRILVEKKVIAATELEVAEAKQVAMDAKIDEARSAMENIAMRLSYTRICAPFDGIIDRIPLKAGSLIDEGSLLTTVSNTREMYAYFNVSETEYLQYIKSNKAQDTPSNQTVRLILADGSSFPWPGKIETIEGEFEENTGAIAFRARFPNPDKLLKHGASGKVQLDNNLENALIVPQKAVFEMQDKNYVFVVDAANKVKMKPIVPKTRFSHFYILESGLDQGEKVIYEGVRNVRDGMQIRPLLVSVDSLINAVPRAGI; this comes from the coding sequence ATGAAACATTTATTGTGGATCAATGCCGCATTAGTCATTACTATGGCCGTTGCCGGATGCAATATTAAAGGAGAAGCGATCAATAACAACATGGACGTAGCCACTTACCCCGTTGCTGCAGTTATTTCAAAAGACACCATACTGCATAATAACTATGTAGCAGATATACAGGCAGTGCAGAATGTAGAAATCAGAGCACGGGTAAAAGGTTTTCTGGACAAGATCCATGTAGACGAAGGGCAGGAAGTAAAAAAAGGTCAGCTGCTTTTCAGCATTAATGCAGCAGAGTACAATGCAGAACTGACTAAAGCCAAGGCTTTTCTAAGCAGTACCGTAGCTGATGCAAAAGCTGCCTCCCTGGAAGTAGAACGGGTAAGGATACTGGTAGAGAAAAAAGTAATCGCCGCTACCGAACTGGAAGTAGCAGAAGCCAAACAGGTAGCAATGGATGCAAAGATAGATGAAGCCAGGTCTGCCATGGAAAACATTGCTATGCGGCTTTCGTATACCAGGATATGCGCCCCTTTTGACGGGATCATAGACCGCATTCCGCTGAAAGCAGGTAGTTTGATTGATGAAGGCTCTCTGCTTACAACCGTATCTAACACCCGGGAAATGTATGCCTACTTCAATGTATCAGAAACGGAATACCTGCAATATATCAAGTCGAACAAAGCACAGGATACACCTTCCAATCAAACGGTAAGACTGATTCTGGCAGACGGGTCCAGCTTTCCATGGCCAGGTAAAATAGAAACCATCGAAGGAGAATTTGAAGAGAATACCGGCGCTATTGCCTTCCGGGCACGTTTCCCCAATCCCGACAAATTATTAAAACATGGCGCCAGTGGTAAAGTACAACTGGATAATAACCTGGAAAATGCGTTGATCGTGCCTCAGAAAGCAGTATTTGAGATGCAGGACAAAAACTACGTGTTTGTGGTAGATGCCGCCAACAAAGTAAAGATGAAACCCATTGTTCCCAAAACGAGGTTCTCTCACTTCTACATTCTGGAATCAGGCCTGGATCAGGGCGAAAAAGTGATCTATGAAGGGGTACGTAATGTGCGGGATGGCATGCAGATCCGCCCTTTACTGGTATCTGTAGACAGTTTGATCAACGCCGTACCGCGTGCGGGTATCTAA
- a CDS encoding dicarboxylate/amino acid:cation symporter, with protein MALSFRSFLRNYAGILLLLGGIAVGSILGLIFGKDVAVIKPVGDIFLNLLFTAVIPLVFFAIASAIAQVDRSQPLGRIIAAMFLVFLGTILVAALLTIVATWIFPIRVQLAAGLKVTETISEQSIGAQITSLLSVNEFFELLTRKNMLPFIIFAVLLGFSVLRAGEAAAPFRRFLYAGNEVMKQLLILIMKLAPIGLGAYFAYQVGVVGPQLFGAYAKPLGLYYGLGLFYYLAGFSCYAFLAGGIAGVRKYWKNNMVPSLTAVGTCSSIATIPANLDASRKMGVPEHIGNVVIPLGASLHKDGSSISSIIKIAVAFAILGKGFNSPEAVLLALGITVIVSIVEGGIPNGGYVGELLAMSVYGFPVEVLPALLIIGTLVDPMATLLNATGDTVAAMLVTRVLKPKKGVAT; from the coding sequence ATGGCGCTCAGTTTCCGTTCCTTTCTCCGCAACTATGCAGGTATTTTGTTATTACTGGGAGGTATAGCCGTTGGCAGTATCCTGGGGCTTATCTTCGGTAAAGACGTAGCGGTGATCAAACCTGTAGGAGATATTTTTCTGAATCTTCTCTTTACGGCAGTGATTCCGCTGGTATTTTTTGCCATAGCTTCCGCCATTGCACAGGTAGACCGCTCCCAGCCACTGGGACGGATAATAGCCGCTATGTTTCTGGTATTCCTGGGCACTATCCTGGTTGCCGCCTTGCTGACCATCGTAGCTACCTGGATTTTTCCGATCCGGGTGCAGCTGGCAGCAGGATTAAAAGTAACGGAAACCATCAGCGAACAAAGTATAGGTGCACAGATTACCTCATTACTAAGCGTAAACGAGTTTTTTGAATTGCTGACCCGGAAAAACATGCTTCCCTTTATCATCTTTGCGGTATTGCTGGGTTTTTCCGTATTACGTGCCGGCGAAGCAGCGGCACCTTTCCGCAGGTTCCTGTATGCCGGCAACGAGGTGATGAAACAATTACTCATCCTGATCATGAAACTGGCACCCATTGGGCTGGGCGCCTACTTTGCCTACCAGGTAGGCGTAGTAGGGCCACAACTTTTTGGAGCCTATGCCAAACCATTAGGGCTCTATTATGGGCTAGGCCTGTTCTACTATCTGGCAGGGTTCAGCTGTTATGCATTTCTGGCAGGAGGTATAGCAGGCGTTAGAAAATACTGGAAGAACAATATGGTGCCTTCTCTTACCGCTGTAGGCACCTGCAGCAGCATTGCCACTATTCCTGCCAACCTGGATGCATCCCGTAAAATGGGCGTGCCGGAGCATATTGGCAATGTGGTAATCCCATTGGGCGCCTCCCTCCACAAAGATGGCTCCAGTATCTCTTCTATAATTAAAATAGCTGTTGCTTTTGCCATACTGGGCAAAGGATTTAACAGCCCAGAGGCTGTGTTGCTGGCCTTAGGCATCACTGTTATTGTAAGCATCGTAGAAGGAGGCATTCCTAACGGAGGGTATGTAGGAGAACTACTGGCCATGTCCGTATATGGATTTCCGGTAGAAGTGCTCCCTGCCCTGCTGATCATTGGCACTCTGGTAGATCCAATGGCCACTTTGCTGAATGCCACCGGCGATACGGTTGCAGCAATGCTTGTAACCAGGGTACTAAAACCTAAAAAAGGAGTGGCCACTTAA
- a CDS encoding trans-sulfuration enzyme family protein, with the protein MSTITELIHAIPVDPQTGAIAVPIYQTSTFVQEAPGINKGYDYARSNNPTRAALEKIIAQLEGGAVGTAFSSGLAAIDAVLKLLKYGDEIVAVDDIYGGAFRLFNKVYEKFGIKVHYVDTADTQAVFNAITPATKLIWLETPTNPTLKISDIAAIAKIAKANRCLFCVDNTFASPVLQQPLALGADIVIHSATKYLGGHSDLIAGLVITQTQELGNEIRFYQNACGAILSPFDSFLLIRGIETVHLRVKQHCANAQIIAEYLEKHPAVERVYYPGLPSHPGHALAARQAKGFGGIVSFTLKTDTEEAATAFVTSTGYFKLAESLGGIKSLLCHPASMTHKSIPAATRRTAGVADSLIRLSVGLEEASDLLADLDRAFEKSALIYQEKSTAVNV; encoded by the coding sequence ATGAGTACAATTACTGAATTAATCCATGCTATCCCTGTAGATCCGCAAACAGGTGCTATTGCCGTACCTATTTATCAAACTTCCACTTTTGTGCAGGAAGCACCAGGGATCAATAAAGGATATGACTATGCCAGAAGTAATAACCCTACCCGGGCAGCGCTGGAAAAAATCATAGCACAACTGGAAGGAGGGGCAGTTGGTACCGCCTTTTCCAGTGGTCTTGCTGCGATTGACGCTGTGCTTAAACTGCTAAAATATGGAGATGAAATAGTAGCAGTAGATGATATCTATGGGGGCGCGTTCCGCCTATTCAATAAAGTATATGAAAAGTTCGGCATCAAGGTGCATTATGTAGATACAGCAGATACACAAGCAGTATTCAATGCTATCACACCTGCTACCAAACTGATATGGCTGGAAACACCTACGAACCCCACCCTGAAAATATCGGATATCGCCGCTATTGCAAAAATCGCAAAAGCCAACCGATGTTTATTTTGTGTAGATAATACTTTTGCCTCTCCGGTATTACAACAGCCATTGGCGTTAGGAGCAGATATTGTAATACATAGTGCCACCAAATATCTGGGTGGGCATAGCGACCTGATTGCAGGGTTGGTGATTACCCAAACACAGGAACTGGGAAACGAGATCCGGTTTTATCAGAATGCATGCGGGGCTATTCTTTCGCCATTTGACAGTTTCCTGCTGATCAGGGGTATTGAAACAGTGCATTTGCGTGTAAAGCAACATTGCGCGAATGCACAGATAATTGCTGAATACCTGGAAAAACATCCGGCAGTAGAAAGGGTGTATTATCCCGGCTTACCTTCCCATCCCGGGCATGCATTGGCGGCCAGGCAGGCCAAAGGATTCGGAGGCATTGTCTCTTTTACATTGAAAACTGATACGGAAGAAGCGGCTACTGCCTTTGTAACCAGCACGGGGTATTTTAAACTGGCGGAAAGCCTGGGAGGGATCAAAAGTTTATTGTGTCATCCCGCCAGCATGACACATAAATCTATCCCTGCAGCAACACGCCGTACGGCAGGAGTGGCGGATAGCCTGATCCGCCTGTCGGTAGGACTGGAAGAAGCCTCGGATTTGCTGGCTGACCTGGATAGGGCGTTTGAAAAATCAGCCTTGATTTATCAGGAAAAGAGTACGGCGGTGAATGTTTAA
- a CDS encoding sulfite exporter TauE/SafE family protein — protein MDKIITTLPPVAPAQPETPVTTPALAIPPAGPSRKGLRLLLWSICLAATAVILVVLWHSTPVFRHYVADIDVEFYYFLGAGFVFAMIDGAIGMSYGITSTTFSLSMGIPPASASAAVHLSEILSNAIAGWMHFKMGNVNKRLFQLLLFPGIAGAVIGAYLLSSLEHYSQYTKPVVSLYTLILGSIILSKAFQSARRKVGKKKIKKIGVLGFGGGFIDAVGGGGWGSIVLSSLIAGGRNPRTSLGTVKASRFFIAMLSSLTFITVLHTVHWHAIAGLVIGSAIAAPIAARVSNRISAKSIMVAVGIIVILVSMRSIYGFLTKLL, from the coding sequence ATGGATAAAATTATTACTACATTACCTCCGGTTGCCCCGGCGCAGCCAGAAACGCCTGTAACCACGCCCGCACTGGCCATTCCCCCTGCTGGTCCATCCAGGAAGGGGCTACGTTTACTCCTGTGGAGTATATGCCTGGCTGCTACTGCGGTTATCCTGGTAGTGTTATGGCATAGTACGCCTGTTTTCCGGCATTATGTAGCAGATATAGACGTAGAATTTTATTATTTCCTGGGAGCAGGCTTTGTGTTTGCCATGATAGATGGCGCCATAGGGATGTCTTACGGCATTACTTCCACCACTTTTTCACTTTCTATGGGTATTCCGCCCGCATCCGCCAGTGCAGCCGTGCATTTGTCAGAGATACTCAGCAATGCCATTGCAGGCTGGATGCACTTTAAAATGGGAAATGTTAACAAACGTTTATTTCAGCTGCTGTTATTTCCGGGTATAGCCGGTGCTGTCATAGGCGCTTACCTCCTGTCTTCTCTTGAGCATTACAGCCAGTATACCAAACCAGTGGTATCGCTTTATACATTGATCCTGGGCAGTATTATCTTATCCAAAGCATTTCAATCCGCCCGCAGGAAAGTGGGTAAGAAAAAGATTAAAAAGATAGGCGTATTGGGATTTGGTGGCGGCTTTATTGATGCAGTAGGTGGCGGCGGCTGGGGTTCCATTGTATTATCTTCTCTGATAGCCGGAGGCCGTAATCCACGTACCTCTCTGGGTACTGTAAAAGCAAGCCGTTTTTTTATAGCCATGCTCAGCTCTCTTACTTTCATTACGGTACTGCATACCGTACACTGGCATGCTATTGCAGGGCTTGTAATAGGCAGCGCTATCGCAGCACCCATTGCTGCCAGAGTTTCTAACCGCATTTCTGCGAAAAGTATCATGGTAGCAGTAGGTATTATTGTGATATTGGTAAGTATGAGAAGTATTTATGGGTTCCTGACTAAATTACTCTGA